Part of the Roseobacter litoralis Och 149 genome, CCGACACGACCTGCTGGCCCGTGCGTTATGCACCGAACTCTGTTCGGATCTGGTGGACGAAGGCGTCGACAGTTTGCATTTCTATACCCTCAACCGCCCGGAACTGACGCGCGAAATATGTCATGCATTGGGTGTCACACAGGCCGTTACAGGTGTTATGGACGTTGCGTAAACCTTGAAGCCGCGCACCAGCCGCTTAGTGTCTCAACAACACTTATTGCGGAGAACCAGATGCCCTACGCTGCCCAAACCCCTGACGATTTGCTGCCCCGCTCTGAAATCCTTGGCATGTCGGGGCTGACCTTCATGCAGCGCGTGCTCAAGGGAGAGATCGCAGGCGCCCCCATCGCGGCGACACTCAATTTCAACCTTCTGGAAGTCGAAGAGGGCCGCGTGCGCTTTTGCGGCACCCCGGAATTCAGCGCCATGAACCCCAGCGGTGCCGTGCATGGCGGCTGGTATGGAGCCTTGCTCGATTCGGCACTGGGCTGCGCTGTGATGACCAAAGTGCCGCAGGGTTCGGTCTATACGACGCTGGAGTACAAGGTGAATATCACCCGCGCCATTCCCCTCGGCATGTTCGTCCATTGCGATGCCGTGGTGGATCACGCAGGCCGCACCACCAGCGTGGCACATGGCGAAATTCGCGGCGCCGAGGATGGCAAGCTCTACGCAACCGGATCTACGACCTGCATCATTATGAAACCGGGCTAAAGACGATATACCGAGTAGATGGACAACATTTAAATACGTGCTCGTCGCAGTTGCCTTTGTTTTGGGGTCGTTTTTAATAGCGACGGTCGAATCCATGGTAAAATTGCCGGATTTCAAAACCTACAACCTTGCTGCCGCAGAAGCTCAGGTGCAGCGCGCCCTTTCGGCGAAGGATCCGAACTTGAAATCCAGCTGGGACACCAAGAGAATAACCGTCTCAGACTGCAAGATCATCGAAACGCGATCTTCGGCGCAAGCTTGCGAAATGGGCTGGTCATTCTATGCGACGACCGCGTTCATCGATCTGAAACACCACAGAGCCGCCATCAATTTGACAGCTGCCCACTTAAGGGAAGGCGGCACGGTGGTCTCGATGGTGCGTTTGACGCCCATCGGTGCGTGGCGCGACACCGCGCAGAGGTTCGATGCGGAGGAAAAAGAACTGCTTTCAGCGGAACGCATCAGGCGGGGCGGCGGATCTCAGACGGCGGTCAACGTGTCTGACGCGCTGATGTCAGATCGTTCCATCGACGATTTCAAATCCTACGACAGGGCCGACTACTGCGTCGGGGGCAGCGGCATTTCGACCAGTCGCGGTGTATTTGGTGTGCAGAGCGACGTCTTGAAAAATGCCGCAACGGCGTTTTAAAGCGTCTGACGAAATACCTGAGACATCAAGTATCACGTAACGCGTTGAAATCTTTGATTTCAGGCAGCGTTACGTGATTCAGGTTTTTCGCATGACGCTTCAGGATCTCATGCATATCTGCCGCGGCAGATGGTGGCCGCGCATCATTACTGCCAATGAATTGCAAGCCGGGTCGCTCGAATAGCCGCGCACGCTGATGCTAGACTGCCCGGCCAAACGCCATTCTGCGCCGGGGTGCGGGACGTGCGGCCGCGCGCAAATGCACGCTGTCATGCATCCGCTCGGAGGAGTCCGTCAGCGCCACACGCGCACGGCGCGTCACGAACCACTTGCCGCGCCCGCGAAAGGTGCCCAGCATCGGAGCATTCGGATCACAGGGAAACCGCCTTGCCCAGCCCTCGGGCAGCGGCAACCCGGCCAACTGCGCGCGCTCCAGCATCCAGACCAACGGGATGTTGGACAGGGGCCGCGCGTCCTCGAACCCGCCCAGCTGCCCGCCGATATCGCCATGGGTTCCGGGAAACCAAAGCTGCTCCACCCGGCCCTCGAAACCATCGGGCGTGTTCCACATCACCGGCGCATAGGCCGCGCGGGTTTCATCCAGCGCCACCGCGTGAAACCCCGCCTTGACATTATGGCTCAGCGCATCGCTGTGAAACGCATGCGCCTTTTCGCTCAACCGCCACAGCACGGGCATATTCAGGCCCAGCGCCTTGACCGTATCCCACACACCAATCATTTCAATCTCGACGTTCTGCAAACATTTTGCCCGGGAAAAGGCGCGTGCCACGTCGCTCTCCGGGTTGCCTTGATAATGGCGGTAAACATCACGAATGTTCCGCTCCGTCGCGACCTGCGCGCGCAACAGCCCCATCATGTCAATGACACCCGCAAGGCTGCGCACCGCATAGGCACCGCGCGAATATCCCATGAGGAAAATGCGATCCCCCGGTCTGTAGCGCGATGCAAGGTAGCCATAGGCGCGTCTGATCTGCCGGTTGATGCCGCGCCCGATCATCACATCGCGCGCGGACCGCCAGTCAGTCCATTGCAGGCCGGGTTCATAATAAATCGACAGTTGCGCGCCCATCTCGCGGCACAGATGATAGGCGATCCCGGCGTTCGTCTCCTGACCGGGATTGAGCGACGACATCGTGCCGTCGAGAATAATAACATGCGTGACCGGCCCGCGGCGGGGTCCGAAGTCCTGCGCTGGCCGACGCCAGATCGCCCGGCGCAGCCAATGCCAGGTTTTTCTATTCGGCCGCGATAGCCTCACTGTTTAACAACTCCCAAACCTTCAGCGGTGTAAACGGCATATCCGCCTGCCGCACGCCATGCTCCCAAAGCGCATCCTGAACTGCATTCGCCACAGCGGCGAGGGCGCCAACCGTGCCGGCCTCTCCACACCCCTTCATCCCCATGATATTCGCCGTTGAGGGCACGGGTTCAGAGGTAAAGCTGATGTTGGGCACACCATCCGCCCGCGGCATCGCGTAATCCATGAAACTCGCGGTCAGCAACTGGCCCTGCTCATCAAAAAC contains:
- a CDS encoding PaaI family thioesterase, with protein sequence MPYAAQTPDDLLPRSEILGMSGLTFMQRVLKGEIAGAPIAATLNFNLLEVEEGRVRFCGTPEFSAMNPSGAVHGGWYGALLDSALGCAVMTKVPQGSVYTTLEYKVNITRAIPLGMFVHCDAVVDHAGRTTSVAHGEIRGAEDGKLYATGSTTCIIMKPG
- a CDS encoding DUF2235 domain-containing protein, producing MRLSRPNRKTWHWLRRAIWRRPAQDFGPRRGPVTHVIILDGTMSSLNPGQETNAGIAYHLCREMGAQLSIYYEPGLQWTDWRSARDVMIGRGINRQIRRAYGYLASRYRPGDRIFLMGYSRGAYAVRSLAGVIDMMGLLRAQVATERNIRDVYRHYQGNPESDVARAFSRAKCLQNVEIEMIGVWDTVKALGLNMPVLWRLSEKAHAFHSDALSHNVKAGFHAVALDETRAAYAPVMWNTPDGFEGRVEQLWFPGTHGDIGGQLGGFEDARPLSNIPLVWMLERAQLAGLPLPEGWARRFPCDPNAPMLGTFRGRGKWFVTRRARVALTDSSERMHDSVHLRAAARPAPRRRMAFGRAV